CATGATTtctttgtaatattatcaatttgtgcaaaatatttgttggAGATCTATTGAGcttaaaaattatactGATAGATTTCTCTTTATATTTCtctataatttcttttatatccAATATGGTAGGATGCTTTTTAACAGTTAAATTGCTTCAACAAGTTATTAGTTCCTgcagaataataaaagctGACACTGATAATAAACAATGTAATATAGCGCATAGCTTTTGCACTTTTCTTACAAACAAAAGTAGATCCCAGAGtttctattaaaaaataatacaaaaaaaattctccCATTCTATCacatataaattaaataaaatttatttcacTATTATACTCTTTTATTCATCTAATTTTGCATGTCATGCCTTTTACATATAGGAGTACTAGAatagaaatgaaaatttaataagaaaaagCACCAttctatataataaatgtAGTAACACCAACAATATTTATAGATTATAGTTGTCAATGAAACTACCTAAAATTACTAGCCGGAACGTTCGTATgtacaacaacaaaaaaaaaggtatcctaattatcaaatatttccaaaagATGCTGATTTCTAAGCTAAAAGTCATATACATacaaaatatcattaaacTATAATCTACATTTaacttaaataattaaaacaatGAATAATGTTCCCTAAAATGCTATAAAAAACAATCTTCAGAAGCATAcattatttgtaatatcGAACACAGTTAAAAGAGCAAACAGTTTTAGAAAAGTGTTTATATGTGGGCAAAAGTGTTTATAAATCTTGtggtattaataattgaattattttattctaaCCTAACGAAAACATATTTTCAGTCAGGTATGACGTTGTAATAATTGTGTATCTTCGTCATCAGTATCGTTGGACAATGTACTGCCCttatgtataatttcttcGATATTATCGGCCATTTCTTCTAgttcatttattatatgATCATCATCATTCACTTGTTTATATGATTGTCGAGATAACAATTTGCTGGATAACTCATCAttatataatgaattatttctaGCTGACAGTTTAACTTGCTCATTAGAAAGTATATCTTTCTCAGAGTTCTCATTGCTATGATTATCAATACCAATGAGCTCTGATTGACGTTGTTCATTTAAATGGCGGTGCGGTATATTATGGTCATTTGATTCAGTGATCTCATTTCTATTAGTATCTTGGTTATAATGTTCACTAtcattatttctatttgtATCTCGTGCTTCTTGATGTTGAGATTGCTcagcattattattttcagtttcattgttattattattctccGTAATATTTTCAGTATTATTTCCGGTATTATTTTCTGTGCTATTATCAGtactattatcattattagcTGGTGCATCTCTTGTCCACCATTCAGTAGGTGGCTTACCTAAGTCGATATTATAGATACTTGAAATAATGTCgtcaaaataaaataataaatgggCAGGTATAAAATTCATCCCAATTTGGAACAATGATCTTTTATACACAAAATACATGAAAGCATTCATATAGATTGGGATTAATAAGGGACTTATATCAATACCGCCGATCAATTGGAATTGTAGTTGACtgccattttttttcaaattaaaatataccAAATTTTCCTGTAGAATGGAGCCCAATGAAGATAAAGGCTGCTCATAAATGCTCATGGACAGAATagatatgaataatatcGTAATATACCATATATACCTATTTCTATTCGTAAACGAGTTTTCTAGCATTGTTAAATGAGTCGTTGTAATATAAAGATTTAGCATCGTATTCCAGTTAAATTCTCCATAATCAAATATAGAATACAGGAGTCTTCCATATTGCCCCTTCTTAAAAACTAAATCAAAGTTATAAAGGGTCTTAGTTGTGTCTATAATCTGAGTCGATGTTAACACCGATACACCGATACAGCCTAATGTCCATATTTTTGTCATAGGAGGAATATCCCCTATTAGATTCACTACAATCGCATccatttgtaatattttacgTTGAAGAATATAACTGATAAGTTTGTTATTAAagttattcaaatatttaagtaACTAGTATAATGTAGTGGTTATGTGGATACTTTATATTAGATAAATGAAATATCTTATGCAccgtattttttttgttatattaCTATAATTACTAGTAATTATATGACAACTTATCTTATAAAAACcgtaaaaagaaaaaaacaactGGCAATGGAAAATCTTCAGGtcttttataattatttcataATTTCTAGTTCAGTTTTTATCTCGAGCTTAATATttagtatatattattttgttccAGAATAGCATACTTGGTGATGAATTCCACTCTAGATACCAGATATTCAAACAATCAATTAGCAACAATCCTTAGCATTAAGCAGTTCAAGCAATCTGGAGGGGACCAGGAAAATTGAAGTCGGACTAACTCTCGGGCTTTATCTATAATAGGAAATCAGACCGAGCACGAAAAACATCCATGAAATGATCGAAAATAGTATGAAAGGCACTGATAATAACGGTATGATGAGCTAATACCATAGTATTAATCGACACCTTTTATAAGTAAAGATAGCTTATTGCTTGCAGAATAATATTGTTTccaattttattcttatacAACCAGGAAACTACAAGCTTTTTTTGAAAGACAATTGTGTTTTTAACTGACGTTATCTCTACACCAATCATATACGTGAAAAAATTTGGAGATTACTCATCATAAtatggaaaatattaaaagattggTAGAAAATAAACCCTGTTGGAAAGATTCTGATGAAACTGCAATAAGAGCTCCATACACTCATTTAGCTTTAAAGCCTGGAAAAAACTTTAGATCTGAACTTATAAGATTATTTAATCTGTTTTATGGTCTTTCACAAGATCAAGTAACAAAAATTGAGCAATTGGTTAGCATACTTCATAACTCAAGCCTAttaattgatgatattgaagattCATCTGAAACCAGAAGAGGTGATGTTTCATCTTACATTAAATTTGGTATTCCGATGACTATAAACTCTGCTAATTACATGTATTTTGCCGCCATGCAAGTGCTACAAGACATTGCAGAATTCAAACATCATGATAATCATGTAGATGTACATCTTTTGAAAGACTTAATGgttatatttaatgaagaaatgtTGAATCTACATAGAGGGCAAGGTCTTGATATATTTTGGAGAGAAAATATTCCTGATATTATTCCTGATGAGTCTATGTATTTTAATATGGTCATGAATAAAACTGGCGGATTGTTTAGATTGACAGTAAGAATTATGGAAAGATTATGCAAGGATTTGAAATATCGGAATGGTGAATGCACTTTGGTTCCTTTGAGTAATCTCCTGGGAATCTTGTATCAATTGAGGGACGATTATCAGAATTTAACTGATCCGAAGATGTTTGCTGCTAAAGGATTTGCAGATGATATATCCGAAGGGAAGTTGTCTTTCCCCATTATTCATGGATTAAAGTATGAATCAATGTTGAATATAACGAATAATACTGACAATACCCCTCTATTAGATATGATCTTAAAAAAACCAATGgagaaagaaaagaaattggAAGTTATTTCATACTTAAGAGATATCAGCAGATCTTTAGAATATACTGAACatgaaataatgaaattaacTGGCATTATCAAGAACAATGGATATATTCCCAGTGATAATGAAAAGTTAACTTCTCAAATACTATTGGTAGTCGAcaaattatctaatatttCCTATTAgatcttcaaaaaaatttatacGACATTCCTTCATTTCTCATAAGAAAACGCATTATTCgttaattgttttattttcgGTCTTATTTTGCATTTAATATATACCACACTtcttgttttgtttttgaaataGAGCCATTATACTTAGGATTTACTTTCCTttatatcatcatcatagATTTCTATATACATTGCTGcatgaatttttcttttataattaattttgaaatatataattaataattcatcgaGATCAACAAGGGATgctaaaattaatatataatacacagaaataatacaaaaagaACAAATTAGATTAGTAGCTATTAAGCTAAAATTAATATGGTATAGTTATTtgcttttattattaagaaaGTTGTAAAAGCAAAAAGGATATTGCTAAAAGTGAATAAATAAGGCTAACGAACGAATGAAGCAGGGTGTGAATTATTCTCAAATAAATCATACAATCTAAGGTAAAAcatgaaatttatttaatttttcattagaatATCTGAGAGAATTAAAGCAGCATTAATGACGTTTTTCATGAagagaaatttttaaatttgaatcgATAACATTATATAATTGAGTATCATTAACAATTTCTTCAGCATCACCATCTGCCAATTTTACTCtaaaaatgaaatcttTGCCTGGTAAACGTAATTGAACTTTTTCACGTAGGCTACTTAAAgtacaattattattatctaattttacAGCAAATATATCataattgtaatatattttaatcttCGTAGTGTTTGTGTCAAAggaagaattaattgatgtagatcttttcaaatttcttgGTGCTGACCTATCATTAGTAGATAATGACTTCGGAGTTGGACTTTGATTATATccattttttgaagaaaataaattattgggagaatcaaaattaatattttcaataggGGTTCTTAAGTTCGAATTTTCGATTGGAGATCTTAAATTGGAAGAAGCTGCCGAGTCTgtattattcaattcattagAATCCAGGGCACTGATTGTTGCTTGTCTTGGAGTAATGTTTAGCAGATAAGGATCTTTATCATTGATATCTATTTCATATTCTACATCGAACCCATTAGAATCATATCTTAATTCGAACAATTCTTTCACATATTTGGACCTAGAAATATAGTCTGGTAACATTATaatatctttcaaataaatatttaaagtttttttcCTTCTCATTGTTAAATTTTCTGTGACGCGATGTGATGTAGTTGGGATATACGGAATAATACGTCTTGTTACGACACCTGTATTAGCATCTTTACAATTACCCGCTTCTGCGGGAAAAGCGTTTAATAACTGTACTTGgaaattgtaaaattcATTGTAGTGTCTTTTTAAATCTCTTCTCATCCCGTTTAGTAATTCACAATAAATTATGAaccaatatttattattttcgaAAATAACATCTTTGATACCTGCATTAGTTATAATCTCTGATTCATCAATTGCATAATTTTCATGTAAAATTGACGGTTCTCgtggtaataattttaatttcgCTTGTAATATCATATCTTCTCTTTCATATTCATAAATACTTTTCCTCCAATCCTCTATTGTTAACAAATTTGCATCCTGAATGTCTTTCGCCACAGGGTTTTCTGAGATATAACCAGTAGATATATCTATGATGTTGACAAAACTAATAGGGACTAAGCCAGGACCTCCTATTCTACCCAATGGTCTTCCAATAAACCATTCTTCTTCATAATGAGCATAAATGAATAAAGTCTCGCCTGCATACACTGTCAACTCATCCTCTTTAGCAGCTTCAAAATCGTACAAGCATAATGCatataaagatttaaaaatttttttcttcttatcTCCACTAATTTCTTTAGAATCCGgcaataaattttcaatatctgtCATCTCTATTTTATCTGGAAAGACTGGTGGGACTCTATTCGAAGAGGAAGATTTTCTACTTAATGACCTTGATGAAGGTGATGTTGCAGTCGAGTTAGTATTTGATGAATTGGTTTGTCTTGGTGATAAAACAGGTCTACTCTTGTTAAAAGTTTTGAAATATCTTTTCTTGACATTACCTTCTGTACCAGTTAGTGGGTTTGTTGCGTAGTAGTATATGCCTTCTTCGCCAGCTACGTAGAAGAAATCCCCTTTACTAAAGGAAATTTCCCCGATATTAACTGCGGTATAATCTCTTAAAGCTTCAATGGCCATTTCAGGGGAGGAAATGTCTGTTGGTGGTTTAGAAATTTGGGTATTAGAAGAATTCGAGAGAACTCTGCTAAAACTAGGTGTTCTTTTAATTCCTTCAAGCATggtttaatttattatagagtgattaatattaatattattgttactaTTAgtcttattattttattatttcaatatttttttttttattttttattaattaattattttatgtCAGTAACAAACCCTTTACCCATAAAATACTGCACAAATAAGCATATAATGTTTAGATAATATGTTTAAGATTACTATCAATATGATTAACACTAATCTATCTCATTCAATTGTTCTCGCCAATGATAAAAAGTATATCAAGTGACAAGCATTACGGTGTACAATATGTACGTATCTGAGCaaaattttccatttcTGAAACGGGGTCCACTTTGGAGGCTAGTAAAACTCCGTGTTGGTCTAAAAGGTTTCTTAGGGAACCGCATTCGGGAATATGGATTGCCGAATGTATAACACGTGGGAAATCGTTGGGTAACTTGTAGGAAACAAATGGGAAATTAGTGAGAAGCACTAGAAAACATTTGagaaacaaaataaaactaatgAGAAGCTTAAGGAAAACAGTAGGGAATGATAATGCTGATTATTCTCATTGAGGAAATATCTTACAACTATTCGTTGCTATAGAAAGTTTCGTGATCAAAAGGTCCAGATCAATCAGAATCATGAACGTGATCATTTGCTATACCTGAAATGCCATACATATCTTTGTTTCTTTAGTATGCAGAAAAGTATAATATGTCTATAtgtcttttaatttaatcGAAAAGAACGAGTGTAAACGATCGGTTTTCAATAAACATATAAACATATCGTGAATTCCCAAATCAACATTGCATCTCTCACGTGACTGAAAGTTTTTCCGAGTCCGCGCGATTTCTTTTAGACCGTTTGTGGTACGACATTTTCTCTTGCCTCTATAGAATCACTACGAGATGACTAAGAAGtcatttttattgtaaATGATTTTCCTGTAAAGTGacttaaataaataacacGCTATGTAATACATGGATCAATCGTTGGAAAATGTATTTAACTGAGGTTATGCTACctaaaaacaataatacaTACTCGTATCAATTAAATCTgatataaatttcaaacatCATTGagtaaaatttaaatataaataagtataacaaatataaacaCAAAATACAAATGACCATTCAGCATGCACAACCAAAAATAAGAATTGCAATCGATAGGGGTGGTACTTTTACCGATTGTATAGCTAACCCAGGTACAAACGATGAAAAAGATgatattgttttaaaattgcTATCTGTAGACCCTAAAAACTATTCAGATGCGCCCTTAGAAGGTATTAGGagaattttggaaaaaatcaataatgttgaaatcaaaagaaattcaaaattggATATTTCTAATGTCAAGAGTATTAGAATTGGTACTACTTTAGCTACAAATTGTGCATTGGAAAGAAATGGGGAAAGATGCGCCTTAATCACTTCCAAGGGCTTTAAAGATTCTCTATTGATTGGCGATCAAACAAGaccaaatatatttgatttaaatattaaaaagataaaacCGTTATATGATATAGTAGTAGAATGTAATGAAAGAATCACCCTTGAAGATTATTCAGAAGATCCTTATATGGTTAAATCAATTCCAAACGctataaagaaaaacactTTTCAAGGTATCAGTGGTGAAATTATTAGAGTATTACAAAAGCCAAATCCGGAggaaatttatcaaattttaaaaccAATCCATGATATGGGTATTGAATCATTAGCAATTGCCTTCATGCATTCATATACGTTTAATAAACACGAATTGATAGTGAGAGAAATTGCAAGAGATATAGGATTCAAACATATTACTTTATCTTCAGAAGTCTCTCCTatgattaaatttttaccAAGGGCTAATAGTACAGTGGTGGATGCATATTTAACTCCtgttattaaaaaatatagagaCGATATATCAAATGGTTTAATGAATGTTCATAATTccaatattcaatttatgCAATCAGATGGTGGTTTAGTAGATGGCTCTAAATTCTCAGGCTTAAAATCTATTCTATCTGGACCTGCTGGAGGTGTAGTTGGATATTCACAAACATGTTATGAtccaattaaaaataagcCATTAATTGGATTTGATATGGGGGGAACTTCTACGGATGTAAGTAGATTCGGTGATGGGAAATTAGAACATGTATTTGAAACTACTACTGCAGGGATATTAATTCAATCACCACAATTAGATATTAATACCGTTGCTTCAGGTGGAAGTTCCAAGTTATTTTGGGAA
This genomic stretch from Henningerozyma blattae CBS 6284 chromosome 1, complete genome harbors:
- the DER1 gene encoding derlin (similar to Saccharomyces cerevisiae DER1 (YBR201W); ancestral locus Anc_8.535); this translates as MDAIVVNLIGDIPPMTKIWTLGCIGVSVLTSTQIIDTTKTLYNFDLVFKKGQYGRLLYSIFDYGEFNWNTMLNLYITTTHLTMLENSFTNRNRYIWYITILFISILSMSIYEQPLSSLGSILQENLVYFNLKKNGSQLQFQLIGGIDISPLLIPIYMNAFMYFVYKRSLFQIGMNFIPAHLLFYFDDIISSIYNIDLGKPPTEWWTRDAPANNDNSTDNSTENNTGNNTENITENNNNNETENNNAEQSQHQEARDTNRNNDSEHYNQDTNRNEITESNDHNIPHRHLNEQRQSELIGIDNHSNENSEKDILSNEQVKLSARNNSLYNDELSSKLLSRQSYKQVNDDDHIINELEEMADNIEEIIHKGSTLSNDTDDEDTQLLQRHT
- the BTS1 gene encoding farnesyltranstransferase (similar to Saccharomyces cerevisiae BTS1 (YPL069C); ancestral locus Anc_8.536) — translated: MENIKRLVENKPCWKDSDETAIRAPYTHLALKPGKNFRSELIRLFNLFYGLSQDQVTKIEQLVSILHNSSLLIDDIEDSSETRRGDVSSYIKFGIPMTINSANYMYFAAMQVLQDIAEFKHHDNHVDVHLLKDLMVIFNEEMLNLHRGQGLDIFWRENIPDIIPDESMYFNMVMNKTGGLFRLTVRIMERLCKDLKYRNGECTLVPLSNLLGILYQLRDDYQNLTDPKMFAAKGFADDISEGKLSFPIIHGLKYESMLNITNNTDNTPLLDMILKKPMEKEKKLEVISYLRDISRSLEYTEHEIMKLTGIIKNNGYIPSDNEKLTSQILLVVDKLSNISY
- the TBLA0A00610 gene encoding uncharacterized protein (similar to Saccharomyces cerevisiae BEM1 (YBR200W); ancestral locus Anc_8.539) codes for the protein MLEGIKRTPSFSRVLSNSSNTQISKPPTDISSPEMAIEALRDYTAVNIGEISFSKGDFFYVAGEEGIYYYATNPLTGTEGNVKKRYFKTFNKSRPVLSPRQTNSSNTNSTATSPSSRSLSRKSSSSNRVPPVFPDKIEMTDIENLLPDSKEISGDKKKKIFKSLYALCLYDFEAAKEDELTVYAGETLFIYAHYEEEWFIGRPLGRIGGPGLVPISFVNIIDISTGYISENPVAKDIQDANLLTIEDWRKSIYEYEREDMILQAKLKLLPREPSILHENYAIDESEIITNAGIKDVIFENNKYWFIIYCELLNGMRRDLKRHYNEFYNFQVQLLNAFPAEAGNCKDANTGVVTRRIIPYIPTTSHRVTENLTMRRKKTLNIYLKDIIMLPDYISRSKYVKELFELRYDSNGFDVEYEIDINDKDPYLLNITPRQATISALDSNELNNTDSAASSNLRSPIENSNLRTPIENINFDSPNNLFSSKNGYNQSPTPKSLSTNDRSAPRNLKRSTSINSSFDTNTTKIKIYYNYDIFAVKLDNNNCTLSSLREKVQLRLPGKDFIFRVKLADGDAEEIVNDTQLYNVIDSNLKISLHEKRH